Proteins encoded together in one Schumannella luteola window:
- a CDS encoding ABC transporter ATP-binding protein, which produces MSAPADGPRGDHMTTASTRLEARDVTLAYDQRVVAEGLSVAIPDGRVTVIVGPNACGKSTLLRSLARLLAPSAGTVLLDGDDVRSYRTKEVARRLALLPQSVEVPDGISVLDLVARGRFAHQRLLRQWSRDDEVAVRAAMAATGVDELADRGVGELSGGQRQRVLLAMVLAQQSGLLLLDEPTTFLDLAHQYEVLELCRRLNRERGDTVVAVLHDLNQAARYADHLVVMAAGEIVAEGRPADLLDAELVERVFGLPVRVIADPVTGAPLVIPLPGGGGSAASGGGSGAEVVAGSGHRPDADARTS; this is translated from the coding sequence ATGAGCGCCCCCGCCGACGGCCCCCGAGGAGACCACATGACCACCGCATCCACTCGCCTCGAAGCCCGCGATGTGACGCTCGCCTACGACCAGCGTGTCGTCGCCGAGGGGCTCAGCGTCGCGATCCCCGACGGACGCGTGACCGTGATCGTCGGGCCGAACGCCTGCGGCAAGTCGACGCTGCTGCGCTCGCTCGCCCGCCTGCTCGCGCCGTCGGCGGGAACGGTGCTGCTCGACGGCGACGACGTGCGCTCCTACCGCACGAAGGAGGTCGCGCGCCGTCTCGCTCTGCTGCCCCAGTCGGTCGAGGTCCCCGACGGCATCTCGGTGCTCGACCTCGTCGCGCGCGGCCGTTTCGCGCACCAGCGTCTGCTGCGGCAGTGGTCCCGTGACGACGAGGTCGCCGTGCGCGCGGCGATGGCGGCGACCGGCGTCGACGAGCTCGCCGATCGCGGCGTCGGCGAGCTGTCGGGCGGGCAGCGGCAGCGCGTGCTGCTGGCGATGGTCCTGGCGCAGCAGAGCGGACTGCTGCTGCTCGACGAGCCCACCACCTTCCTCGACCTCGCCCACCAGTACGAGGTGCTCGAGCTGTGCCGACGACTCAACCGCGAGCGCGGCGACACGGTCGTGGCGGTGCTGCACGATCTCAACCAGGCGGCGCGCTACGCCGACCATCTCGTGGTCATGGCGGCGGGCGAGATCGTCGCCGAAGGCCGCCCCGCCGACCTGCTCGACGCGGAGCTCGTCGAGCGCGTCTTCGGTCTGCCGGTGCGGGTGATCGCCGACCCGGTCACCGGTGCGCCGCTCGTGATCCCGCTGCCGGGCGGCGGCGGCAGTGCCGCCAGCGGCGGCGGCAGCGGCGCGGAGGTGGTTGCCGGCTCAGGGCACCGTCCGGACGCTGACGCGAGGACGTCGTGA
- a CDS encoding enterochelin esterase domain-containing protein: protein MIGTALRAAATPRAADRGPLRIESAALRALRAGVPLAEIAAAGHHAGEWPVIGPAVEREGVRLREVTFVADDTGDPALVHLNGITDAHRRDVRPALLQPIPGRELRALAYLLPEGLTASYRLATVPDLPGDAGSTREGWMRVHRAGRPDPRNPHGIRTPLGGASSLLRMPGWRAHPARERLAAGAAPEHDLATRELRVPGARGERSVWVITPVAGPVPDTLLVLFDGDTWMDADVPALLAARPGPPVAVAVVSSISLEARSAELPHPDVIARVLGDEVLPAIAFALGMRHRPDQIVVAGQSYGGLAAAALVALHPRVARTGIVQSGSFHFRAAAADHPPAERPGDLIERMRGRSLAGRLVVQVGTEEPDLHRLARDFVAIARDTGIELSSRLVAGGHDYAWWVDGVLFALDELLLPVAVGARPQDLSE, encoded by the coding sequence GTGATCGGCACCGCGCTGCGCGCCGCCGCGACTCCACGCGCCGCCGACCGGGGCCCCCTGCGCATCGAGAGCGCAGCGCTCCGGGCTCTGCGGGCGGGCGTGCCGCTCGCCGAGATCGCCGCGGCGGGACATCATGCGGGGGAGTGGCCCGTCATCGGGCCGGCCGTCGAACGCGAGGGCGTCCGCCTGCGCGAGGTGACCTTCGTGGCCGACGACACCGGCGACCCAGCGCTCGTGCACCTCAACGGCATCACCGACGCGCACCGCCGCGACGTGCGCCCCGCGCTGCTGCAGCCGATCCCCGGCCGTGAACTGCGTGCGCTCGCCTATCTCCTCCCCGAGGGACTGACCGCGTCGTATCGGCTCGCCACTGTCCCGGATCTGCCGGGCGACGCCGGTTCCACCCGCGAAGGATGGATGCGGGTGCACCGTGCGGGTCGCCCCGATCCGCGCAACCCGCACGGCATCCGAACCCCGCTCGGCGGGGCGTCGTCGCTGCTGCGGATGCCGGGCTGGCGGGCGCACCCCGCTCGTGAACGGCTCGCCGCGGGCGCCGCGCCGGAGCACGACCTGGCGACGCGCGAACTGCGCGTGCCCGGGGCGCGGGGTGAGCGCTCGGTGTGGGTCATCACCCCGGTCGCCGGGCCCGTGCCCGACACGCTCCTGGTGCTGTTCGACGGCGACACGTGGATGGACGCCGACGTTCCGGCGCTGCTCGCCGCCCGTCCCGGCCCGCCGGTCGCGGTCGCGGTCGTGTCGTCGATCTCGCTCGAGGCGCGGTCGGCCGAGCTGCCGCATCCCGACGTCATCGCCCGCGTGCTCGGCGACGAGGTGCTGCCCGCGATCGCGTTCGCGCTCGGGATGCGGCACCGCCCCGATCAGATCGTCGTCGCCGGGCAGAGCTACGGCGGGCTGGCGGCCGCGGCTCTCGTCGCGCTGCATCCCCGCGTCGCGCGGACGGGGATCGTGCAGTCGGGCTCGTTCCACTTCCGTGCGGCGGCAGCCGACCATCCTCCGGCGGAGCGGCCAGGAGACCTGATCGAGCGGATGCGCGGCCGGTCGCTCGCCGGTCGGCTCGTCGTGCAGGTCGGAACCGAGGAACCCGACCTGCACCGCCTCGCCCGCGACTTCGTCGCCATCGCGCGCGACACTGGGATCGAGCTCAGCTCGCGCCTCGTCGCGGGCGGTCACGACTACGCGTGGTGGGTCGACGGCGTGCTGTTCGCCCTCGATGAGCTGCTCCTCCCGGTCGCGGTTGGAGCACGGCCGCAAGATCTGTCAGAATAG
- a CDS encoding FecCD family ABC transporter permease — protein MSGATSRSWRAWRSPGDALSWRWRPRALVVALVIAVLLVPLGAVVLTTGTLRIELGDVLPALFGHGERADVRVLQLIRAPRLVTGIAVGAALGISGALFQSLSRNPLGSPDIVGFLTGAASGAIVAILVLGAPPLGIAAAAVIGGVVTSALVYVLSFRRGATGGYRLVLVGIGAGALLGALNDLLMTRSAAENAIVAQLWLTGTLNARTWVHALPVLIAVVVLVVPAVALARGLSALELGDDVATQSGMRVEAVRIGTLAVGIGLAALAVAASGPVSFVALAAPQIVKRLNGSGGPSIVGSALLGSALLVGADVLSTTLPLPVAVPVGLMTGLLGGVYLIWLLGRRRR, from the coding sequence GTGAGCGGCGCGACGTCGCGGTCCTGGCGCGCCTGGCGCTCGCCCGGCGACGCGCTGTCGTGGCGCTGGCGCCCGCGCGCCCTCGTGGTGGCGCTCGTGATCGCCGTGCTGCTCGTGCCGCTCGGTGCCGTCGTGCTGACGACCGGCACGCTGCGCATCGAGCTCGGCGACGTGCTGCCCGCACTCTTCGGGCACGGCGAGCGGGCGGATGTGCGGGTGCTGCAGCTGATCCGCGCGCCCCGTCTGGTGACCGGCATCGCGGTCGGAGCGGCTCTCGGCATCAGCGGCGCCCTGTTCCAGTCGCTGTCGCGCAACCCGCTCGGCTCGCCCGACATCGTCGGCTTCCTCACCGGCGCCGCGAGCGGCGCGATCGTGGCGATCCTCGTGCTGGGCGCCCCTCCGCTGGGCATCGCGGCGGCGGCCGTGATCGGCGGGGTCGTCACCTCGGCGCTCGTCTACGTGCTGTCGTTCCGCCGCGGCGCGACGGGCGGATATCGGCTCGTGCTCGTCGGCATCGGAGCGGGAGCTCTGCTCGGCGCGCTCAACGACCTGCTCATGACCCGGTCCGCGGCCGAGAACGCGATCGTCGCACAGCTCTGGCTCACGGGGACGCTCAACGCCCGCACCTGGGTGCATGCGCTTCCCGTGCTGATCGCCGTGGTGGTTCTCGTCGTGCCCGCGGTGGCGCTCGCGCGCGGACTCTCGGCACTGGAGCTCGGCGACGACGTCGCCACCCAGTCGGGGATGCGCGTCGAGGCCGTGCGCATCGGCACCCTCGCCGTCGGCATCGGTCTGGCCGCCCTCGCGGTCGCCGCGTCGGGGCCGGTGTCGTTCGTCGCGCTCGCCGCCCCGCAGATCGTGAAGCGGCTGAACGGCAGCGGCGGCCCGTCGATCGTCGGCTCGGCGCTGCTCGGCTCGGCGCTGCTGGTCGGAGCCGACGTCCTCTCGACCACGCTGCCCCTGCCGGTCGCGGTGCCCGTCGGGCTCATGACCGGGCTGCTCGGCGGCGTCTACCTGATCTGGCTGCTCGGTCGGAGGCGCCGATGA